In a single window of the Necator americanus strain Aroian chromosome X, whole genome shotgun sequence genome:
- a CDS encoding hypothetical protein (NECATOR_CHRX.G23455.T2): MLTGLPQLEQGRSFHSNPRSASHSPNSFSEFDASSGQVTFNYAASGDQPTAKLKHLFMDFFKFELECFTKVKAALYAKSDARLAFSEKRPAPYGTISLYIGFANAYLQVKVDNGSNDLLTINAQE; the protein is encoded by the exons ATGTTAACTGGACTTCCGCAGTTGGAGCAAGGTCGCTCCTTCcacagcaatccacgatcagcgAGCCATTCGCCGAATTCCTTCTCCGAATTCGATGCAAGCTCCGGCCAAGTG ACGTTTAATTACGCTGCGTCCGGAGACCAGCCGACCGCGAAGCTGAAGCACCTCTTCATGGacttcttcaaatttgaaCTTGAATGCTTCACCAAGGTCAAGGCGGCGCTCTACGCTAAGTCCGATGCTCGCCTGGCGTTCAGCGAAAAGAGGCCGGCTCCTTACGG AACCATCTCCTTATACATTGGGTTCGCTAACGCCTACTTACAAGTGAAAGTTGACAACGGCTCCAATGATCTCCTCACTATCAACGCCCAAGAGTAA
- a CDS encoding hypothetical protein (NECATOR_CHRX.G23455.T1) → MQNVQTFNYAASGDQPTAKLKHLFMDFFKFELECFTKVKAALYAKSDARLAFSEKRPAPYGTISLYIGFANAYLQVKVDNGSNDLLTINAQE, encoded by the exons ATGCAAAACGTTCAGACGTTTAATTACGCTGCGTCCGGAGACCAGCCGACCGCGAAGCTGAAGCACCTCTTCATGGacttcttcaaatttgaaCTTGAATGCTTCACCAAGGTCAAGGCGGCGCTCTACGCTAAGTCCGATGCTCGCCTGGCGTTCAGCGAAAAGAGGCCGGCTCCTTACGG AACCATCTCCTTATACATTGGGTTCGCTAACGCCTACTTACAAGTGAAAGTTGACAACGGCTCCAATGATCTCCTCACTATCAACGCCCAAGAGTAA
- a CDS encoding hypothetical protein (NECATOR_CHRX.G23448.T4) has protein sequence MIRSTTKNFCRSEDGEKKLGISEKVEMASINASTNILERVHKCETFLLDLIVVLVGSGERTTVDADAEVVGWNGQEVPV, from the coding sequence ATGATTCGCAGCACAACTAAGAACTTTTGTAGATCCGAAGATGGCGAGAAGAAGCTTGGGATCAGCGAGAAGGTTGAAATGGCATCTATAAATGCATCGACGAATATTTTGGAACGTGTACATAAGTGCGAGACCTTCCTTCTCGATCTGATCGTAGTTCTTGTCGGCAGCGGCGAGAGAACGACTGTTGATGCAGATGCAGAAGTTGTAGGgtggaacggtcaagaggtacccgtatga